The proteins below come from a single Miscanthus floridulus cultivar M001 chromosome 1, ASM1932011v1, whole genome shotgun sequence genomic window:
- the LOC136500662 gene encoding uncharacterized protein, with amino-acid sequence MKAYCAIVRRLEGKFDGLELNHVARKFNEAANELAKMASARTPVPPNVFARDLHKPSVDYAPATEEGPSADPTTGPEAPSATETSPAGPEAMAIDAEPPEADQGTDWRVPFLDRLIRGELPADRAEARRLARRAKTYVLCDGELYRRSPSGILQRCITTEAGRSLLCDLHAGVCGHHAAPRALVGNAFRQGFYWPTAVADATRLVRSCEGCQYYARQTHLPAQALQTIPITWPFAVWGLDIFTGRKFLTFCDDHHIRVAWSAVGHPRTNGQVEHANGMILQGLKPRIFNRLQKFGKKWLAELPSVIWSLRNT; translated from the exons atgaaggcgtactgcgcgatagTACGACGCCTGGAGggcaagttcgacggtctcgagctcaaccacgttgcacgaaagttcaacgaggccgcgaacgaactagcaaagatggcgtcggcgcggACCCCGGTTCCcccaaacgtcttcgccagagacctccacaaaccatccgtcgactacgccccggcgacggaagagggcccGTCAGCCGATCCCACCACAGGGCCCGaagccccctctgccaccgagacctcgcccgccgggcccgaggccatggcgattgacgcggagcctcccgaggccgaccaagggacggactggcgagtccctttcctcgatcgcctcattcgaggagagcttcctgctgacagagccgaagcccggcggcttgcgcgacgcgccaagacttacgtcctctgcgacggcgagttatataggcgtagcccatctggtattctccaacgatgcatcaccaccgaggctggccgaTCCTTGCTTTGCGACTTGCatgcgggagtctgcgggcaccacgcggcgcctcgcgcgctcgtgggtaacgccttccgccaaggtttctattggccgacggcggtggcagacgccacgaggctagtacgctcctgcgagggatgccaatactacgctcgacagacgcacctcccggcccaagccctccaaaccatccccatcacatggccattcgccgtatgggggctggacat attcaccggtcgcaaattCCTAactttctgcgacgaccaccacatccgggtggcctggtcggccgtagggcacccaaggacgaatggccaagtagagcatgccaacggcatgatcctacaaggccttaagccaagaatattcaatcggttgcagaagtttggcaagaaatggcttgccgaactcccgtcagtcatctggagcctaaggaatacc
- the LOC136500669 gene encoding uncharacterized protein has protein sequence MPPDANVSFDGHEIVEVVGDGEPGSPSGTMKLIDFIPIDIYIPSVEQGALSKSRRKRRFLDFLRAHPSKDWFLRSTFVGRLRRRSSHHQESADSDDGDDGGGRCCPRRRFRVPFVRKIKWGKLWTYAVSWCRKPENFAMILWLAFVVAGLLLLFMLMMGMLDDAIPDDERRKKWTEVINQILNALFTIMCLYQHPKIFHHLVLLLRWRPDGDREEIRKVYCKDGAARPHDRAHMLVVVILLHVTCFAQYYCCALFWSYTRKDRPDWALNIGYGLGTGCPVVAGLYTAYSPLGRKEPDTEESSSAPAEAAAAQDNSSRTGNNDVEIKIYNRRVVVSSPEWSGGLFDCCDDGTVCALSATCTFCVFGWNMERLGFGNMYVHAFTFILLCVAPFLIFSVTALNIHDDEIRDTVVAVGVLLGFCGFLYGGFWRSQMRKRYKLPGGRFAWWWCGSAAVGDCAKWLFCWTCALAQEVRTANFYDVEDDRFVAVLGARNREGRPVLVPLPREASTTTYTRSMSCPPMLDDAARGGGGGVTSPLGPGMVEAAAMERSATYHPMRPPLPPLMQTERED, from the coding sequence ATGCCTCCGGACGCGAATGTCAGCTTCGACGGGCATGAGATCGTCGAGGTCGTCGGCGACGGCGAGCCAGGCTCGCCGTCGGGGACAATGAAACTGATCGACTTCATCCCCATCGATATCTACATCCCGTCAGTGGAGCAGGGCGCGCTCAGCAAGAGCCGGCGCAAGCGGCGGTTCTTGGACTTCCTCCGCGCCCACCCATCCAAGGACTGGTTCCTCCGCTCCACCTTCGTCGGCCGCCTCCGCCGGAGGAGTAGCCACCACCAGGAGTCGGCAGACTcagacgacggcgacgacggagGCGGGCGGTGCTGCCCGCGGAGGCGGTTCCGCGTGCCGTTCGTGCGGAAGATCAAGTGGGGCAAGCTGTGGACCTACGCGGTGAGCTGGTGCAGGAAGCCCGAGAACTTCGCGATGATCCTCTGGCTGGCGTTCGTGGTCgccgggctgctgctgctcttcaTGCTCATGATGGGCATGCTCGACGACGCCATCCCCGACGACGAGCGGCGCAAGAAGTGGACGGAGGTGATCAACCAGATCCTCAACGCGCTCTTCACCATCATGTGCCTGTACCAGCACCCCAAGATCTTCCACCACCTGGTCCTGCTCCTCCGGTGGCGCCCCGACGGCGACCGCGAGGAGATCAGGAAGGTGTACTGCAAGGACGGCGCCGCGCGCCCGCACGACCGAGCGCACATGCTCGTCGTGGTGATCTTGCTGCACGTCACCTGCTTCGCGCAATACTACTGCTGCGCCCTGTTCTGGAGCTACACGCGCAAGGACCGCCCGGACTGGGCGCTCAACATCGGCTACGGCCTCGGCACGGGGTGCCCCGTCGTCGCCGGCCTCTACACCGCATACAGCCCGCTTGGACGGAAGGAGCCCGACACGGAGGAGTCGTCGTCGGCGCCGGCCGAAGCTGCTGCGGCGCAGGACAACAGCAGCCGTACCGGGAACAACGACGTAGAGATCAAGATATACAACCGCCGCGTGGTGGTGAGCAGCCCGGAGTGGAGCGGCGGGCTGTTCGACTGCTGCGACGACGGCACGGTGTGCGCGCTGTCGGCGACGTGCACCTTCTGCGTGTTCGGCTGGAACATGGAGCGCCTCGGGTTCGGCAACATGTACGTGCACGCCTTCACCTTCATCCTGCTGTGCGTGGCGCCGTTCCTCATCTTCAGCGTGACGGCGCTGAACATCCACGACGACGAGATCCGCGACACAGTGGTGGCCGTGGGCGTGCTCCTGGGCTTCTGCGGCTTCCTGTACGGCGGGTTCTGGCGGTCCCAGATGCGGAAGCGCTACAAGCTCCCGGGCGGGCGCTTCGCCTGGTGGTGGTGCGGCAGCGCGGCCGTGGGCGACTGCGCCAAGTGGCTCTTCTGCTGGACCTGCGCGCTGGCGCAGGAGGTGCGGACCGCCAACTTCTATGACGTGGAGGACGACCGGTTCGTGGCCGTCCTGGGCGCGCGCAACAGGGAGGGCCGCCCCGTGCTTGTGCCGCTCCCGCGCGAGGCGTCCACCACGACGTACACACGGAGCATGTCGTGCCCGCCCATGCTTGACGACgcagcgcgcggcggcggcggcggggtgacGAGCCCGCTGGGACCAGGGATGGTCGAAGCCGCTGCCATGGAGAGGTCGGCCACGTACCACCCCATGAGGCCACCGCTGCCTCCACTGATGCAAACGGAGCGAGAAGACTAG